In Archaeoglobaceae archaeon, the sequence CTTAATTCCAAAGCTTGAAAGAACCTCTATGGCATGCTCTATTATCGTTTTCTTGCCAACTTTAAGCATACACTTTGGAATCTGCTCGGTATAATGCCCCAATCTGCTCCCCATGCCCGCGGCAAGTATAACTGCTTTCATAGAAACACTTATATTCCCAAATATTTAAAATTTACTGTCCGGAGGTGTTAAATATAAATTGGGAATATATTTTGACAAATCTCGTCTACAGGAGGATTTCAATGCCCATAGCAGTGAAAATAAGCAAAAAGCAAATCTCTCCAAATTTTATAACGACTTTAGCTTTTATAGTTGGTCTCATATCTGCGGTTGTTTTGTTTTACAATCCCCTCGTTTCTGTGGCTCTAATTCTAATATCACAAATCTTGGATTGCGTTGATGGCGATCTCGCAAGAATTACTGGCAGAGTTTCGGCAAAAGGAGCGTATCTTGACAGATTGTTCGACCGCTTTGTTGATTTCGCTCTAATTTTTGCAATCGCAATTTATTCTCAGCTTTGGATTGAGGGTTTTCTCGCCCTTTTTGCAACTCTCAGCGTTTCCATGACACGGCTTATGGCGGAAAAAGAGGGCATAGAGTGCAAAGTTGGAATTGCTGGTAGAGATACGAGAATTCTAATAATAATGCTTGGAATCCTTTTAAAGGATTTTGGAGGGATTTTAGCTTCACTCTGGCTTCTCTGCATACTCGGATTTTTCACGACTTTGCAAAGAATTTTGCACACAATCAGAAAGATGGAAAGCGATCAGTAGCTTGTGAATGATAACCAAAAAATATAAATCTCAGAGAGTAACATAAATTATGCAGTTGGCTACGGCGGTTGGTTTCATAATAGGCTTTCTCTTCGGAATGAGCACCATAACGACGCTTTTGGGCTTCTTGGGGAACGTTCTTATTGAAGTTGAGGAAACGCTTAGGAATATCAGCGCTGTCTCCACACTCGTGCTTTTGATCATCGCAGTAATTCTCGTAATTAAAATAAAAGCCATTGCAGGGCTTATTGCGGGGGCAATCGTTGGTGCGGTGCTCAACCTTATTCTGGCCCAGAATGGAATAAACGTGCTCGAAGTTGTTAAGTCCGCATTCGGATTCTAATTTTTTATTTTTGAATTATTGCTCTAAGGCTTAATAGTTAAATCTTTATCCTTCACTGCGAAGAAACTTCATGCTTTCAACTTGCATTCAGTGTGGCGTTTGCTCATCTTCATGTAGCATGCGATACAACATGAATCTCAGGAGAGCAATTGCAAGATTTTTAAATAAGCAAGATTTCTGGAGTAATGAGCTCTGGAACTGCACAAATTGTCTGATCTGTCAGCAAAGATGTCCAAGGGGGATAAAACTCGTAGATTTCATAATAAATTCAAGAAGCGAAGTGATAGAAAAAGGATCAATCCCAAAAGAGCTCAGACAAATGCTTGAGAACATTCAAAAATTCAGAAATCCATTCGGAGCTGTAAAAAGACCAAATTTTGATGCAAAAATTGCAGAAAAGGGCAACTTCGAATATCTGTTTTTTATAGGGTGCTCAGCTTATGATCAAAGGGTGCAGAAGGTTGTTGAAAAGGCTATTGAGCTATTAAAAGCCTCA encodes:
- a CDS encoding CDP-alcohol phosphatidyltransferase family protein — encoded protein: MTNLVYRRISMPIAVKISKKQISPNFITTLAFIVGLISAVVLFYNPLVSVALILISQILDCVDGDLARITGRVSAKGAYLDRLFDRFVDFALIFAIAIYSQLWIEGFLALFATLSVSMTRLMAEKEGIECKVGIAGRDTRILIIMLGILLKDFGGILASLWLLCILGFFTTLQRILHTIRKMESDQ